One Sulfoacidibacillus ferrooxidans DNA window includes the following coding sequences:
- a CDS encoding endonuclease MutS2, whose translation MNQRVFKILEYDKIRNQVVSFCNTLYGSEWVHTMEPFEQYEWAVHAQDVTEEAAIFYRLKGDPPFAVTSDMRPAVMRAKLGSVLSSIDLVAIAQTARGARHMRKLIESVALQAEIPYFVEMSEMLSLEKILEDEIFFCIDEDGLVQDRASAELREIRQDMKTVQMRMKRALDELVRSPGLQKYLQDQIITMRGDRYCLAVRTDSQHAIRGVVHDVSASGSTLFIEPERVAQMSNELKRLETAESREIERILTQLSAHVTEHEEKLQHAMKAIGELDFALAKARFAHAVHAVKPQLTSEPRLHIRKGRHPLLDPKRAVPLSVQVGQPFSALVITGPNTGGKTVTLKTIGLFVIMALSGLFLPADEGTEIGFFSEVFADIGDEQSIEQNLSTFSSHMTNIVHILERADDRSLVLFDELGAGTDPTEGAALAMAILDDLHRRAIRVVATTHYSELKAYAYTTDSTSNASMEFDVDTLSPTYRLLLGIPGRSNAFAIARRLGLSSAILDVASDKLSTQDVRVEHLIGKLQMSVKIAQDEEEKWKAVHREAMDLKQDLLEKQEEEEMLAESRRKKADAELRTRIVRMQREAETILAELRELRSKGIEQLKDHELTAARKRLESLVPNETLRAVAKVKKQKEVAVGDEVRVLTLAGQKATVIAVTAGSDELTVAVGAMKMKARKEHVELVRKAKYIDKPVPTISRAVIDVKPSLDLRGTNVEEAIREIDQYLDRAILAGYHQVSLIHGKGTGALRKGLQSYLRHHPRISHVRLGTQGEGDSGVTVVELG comes from the coding sequence GTGAATCAACGAGTATTTAAAATATTGGAGTACGATAAGATTCGGAACCAAGTTGTATCGTTTTGTAACACTTTGTACGGCTCCGAATGGGTGCACACCATGGAACCGTTCGAACAGTATGAATGGGCTGTTCATGCACAAGACGTCACAGAAGAGGCAGCCATTTTTTATCGATTGAAAGGCGATCCTCCGTTTGCTGTGACATCAGATATGAGGCCAGCGGTCATGCGGGCAAAATTGGGTAGCGTTTTATCTTCGATTGACTTAGTGGCAATCGCGCAGACCGCGCGTGGAGCTAGGCATATGCGCAAACTCATCGAAAGTGTGGCATTGCAAGCTGAAATTCCATATTTTGTAGAGATGTCCGAAATGCTATCTTTGGAAAAAATATTAGAAGATGAGATTTTTTTCTGTATTGATGAAGACGGTCTAGTGCAGGATAGGGCAAGCGCAGAACTGCGCGAGATTCGTCAAGACATGAAAACCGTTCAGATGAGGATGAAACGAGCACTTGATGAGCTCGTTCGCTCTCCCGGATTACAAAAATATTTGCAAGATCAGATTATTACGATGCGTGGTGATCGCTACTGTCTTGCTGTACGCACAGATAGTCAGCATGCTATTCGCGGAGTGGTTCATGATGTATCTGCCTCCGGTTCTACATTATTCATTGAACCTGAGCGCGTGGCACAGATGAGTAATGAATTAAAACGATTAGAGACTGCAGAATCTCGTGAGATTGAACGCATCTTGACGCAACTTTCTGCACATGTGACAGAGCATGAAGAAAAGTTACAGCATGCGATGAAGGCCATTGGTGAATTGGATTTTGCTTTAGCAAAGGCGCGCTTTGCTCACGCCGTGCATGCGGTGAAACCACAGCTAACTAGCGAGCCACGCCTGCATATACGCAAAGGACGACACCCTCTTCTTGATCCCAAGCGTGCCGTACCACTAAGTGTTCAAGTAGGTCAACCATTTTCGGCACTTGTCATTACTGGACCAAATACAGGTGGAAAAACGGTTACGTTAAAAACAATTGGACTCTTTGTCATCATGGCATTGTCAGGATTGTTCTTACCTGCAGATGAGGGTACGGAGATCGGTTTTTTTTCCGAAGTGTTTGCTGATATTGGAGATGAACAAAGTATCGAGCAAAACCTGTCAACATTCTCTAGTCACATGACTAATATCGTCCACATTCTAGAGCGAGCCGATGATCGCTCACTTGTGTTGTTTGATGAATTAGGTGCAGGCACAGATCCTACAGAAGGTGCGGCGCTTGCCATGGCCATACTAGATGATCTTCACCGGCGAGCAATTCGCGTAGTAGCGACTACCCACTATTCTGAGTTAAAAGCTTACGCATATACCACGGATTCGACTTCTAACGCGAGTATGGAATTTGATGTCGATACGTTATCTCCTACGTATCGTTTACTCTTGGGTATCCCAGGGCGTTCCAATGCGTTTGCAATCGCTCGTCGGTTAGGTTTGTCCTCGGCAATTTTAGATGTAGCAAGCGATAAGTTATCCACACAAGACGTGCGTGTAGAGCATCTGATTGGGAAATTACAGATGAGCGTAAAGATTGCACAAGATGAGGAAGAAAAGTGGAAGGCAGTTCACAGGGAAGCTATGGATCTGAAGCAGGATCTACTGGAAAAGCAAGAAGAAGAGGAAATGCTTGCAGAGTCGCGTAGAAAGAAAGCTGATGCAGAACTGCGCACGCGAATCGTACGCATGCAGCGCGAAGCAGAGACGATCCTTGCAGAGTTGCGGGAACTTCGCTCAAAAGGGATCGAACAATTGAAAGATCACGAGTTGACAGCCGCACGCAAACGCTTAGAAAGTTTAGTTCCAAATGAAACGCTACGAGCGGTGGCAAAAGTTAAAAAACAAAAAGAAGTAGCTGTTGGAGATGAAGTGCGCGTGCTTACACTAGCTGGTCAAAAGGCGACGGTCATAGCAGTTACCGCTGGGTCGGATGAATTGACTGTGGCTGTAGGCGCTATGAAAATGAAAGCGCGCAAAGAACATGTGGAGTTAGTGCGCAAAGCGAAGTATATCGATAAGCCTGTACCGACGATTTCACGAGCAGTGATCGATGTGAAACCGTCTTTAGACTTACGTGGTACAAATGTGGAAGAGGCGATTAGAGAAATTGACCAGTATCTTGATCGCGCCATTCTTGCAGGCTATCACCAAGTGTCTCTGATCCATGGCAAAGGCACGGGTGCTTTGCGTAAGGGGCTACAATCGTATCTCCGCCATCATCCGCGTATCAGTCATGTGCGCCTTGGCACTCAAGGTGAGGGAGACAGTGGTGTCACTGTGGTTGAGCTTGGTTGA
- a CDS encoding phage holin family protein, whose product MLGTIVRFAVSALVLLFIDLIDPGFHIAGFWTALFAAVVIAALGWVIERLFGRSMSPYGRGLVGFISGAVVIFLAQAIVPGMHVTILGALLASLIIGIIDLFVPTTMRGGHLD is encoded by the coding sequence ATGTTAGGAACCATCGTCCGATTTGCAGTTTCTGCTCTTGTATTGTTATTTATTGATCTGATCGATCCAGGATTTCACATTGCAGGTTTTTGGACTGCGCTCTTTGCCGCAGTTGTCATTGCTGCATTAGGATGGGTCATCGAACGTCTCTTTGGCCGTTCAATGTCTCCATATGGACGCGGCCTTGTTGGATTTATATCAGGTGCAGTCGTCATCTTCTTAGCCCAAGCCATTGTACCTGGTATGCACGTGACGATACTAGGAGCCTTACTGGCATCCCTTATCATTGGTATCATCGACTTGTTTGTTCCCACAACCATGCGCGGTGGGCATCTAGACTAA
- a CDS encoding CvpA family protein, which yields MSEGLDIADIVIIVIIVFSAWDGYRTGFVVQVVRLLGTVLAYVLAWKFHSILTPTLARWLEGTVLKHVHHVTSSPLFVLFGTQPTRAGIAMAMGSAISFGIVFYLSLFIIRYVGHLLNVVMSLPVLSLINRFAGLVAGAVIAFVLIAVLISILSYVPVAPLKEQIMHSALAPMFQGLVRQLDKIESSL from the coding sequence GTGAGTGAAGGATTGGATATCGCCGATATCGTTATCATAGTCATCATCGTTTTTAGTGCATGGGACGGCTATCGAACAGGTTTTGTCGTACAGGTAGTTCGTTTGCTAGGTACTGTACTAGCGTATGTTTTAGCATGGAAATTCCATTCGATTTTGACGCCAACGCTTGCTCGCTGGCTAGAGGGCACGGTATTAAAACATGTACATCACGTGACGTCTAGTCCATTGTTTGTTCTGTTTGGAACACAACCAACACGAGCTGGTATTGCTATGGCAATGGGAAGTGCAATTTCATTTGGGATCGTATTTTATCTCTCATTATTCATTATTCGTTATGTCGGACACTTGCTAAATGTAGTCATGAGTTTACCCGTTCTTTCTTTGATTAATCGATTTGCCGGTTTAGTGGCTGGTGCTGTTATAGCGTTTGTACTTATTGCAGTCTTAATTAGTATCTTGTCTTATGTACCTGTTGCACCGCTTAAAGAACAAATTATGCACTCCGCACTTGCACCTATGTTTCAAGGGTTAGTTCGTCAACTGGATAAAATCGAGAGTTCTTTGTAA
- a CDS encoding cell division protein ZapA encodes MNNERQVEDTTVKEPAEMVDVNDEQNRVKVTIFGQSYTLRGSGSSERLTRLAALVDGKMNALFDQNSRLDFQTLAVLTALNLAEEYDTISSEYDSLLSALELEIKK; translated from the coding sequence GTGAATAACGAGAGACAAGTAGAAGACACCACTGTAAAGGAGCCCGCGGAGATGGTAGACGTGAACGACGAACAAAATCGCGTAAAGGTCACGATTTTTGGACAATCGTATACATTGCGGGGGTCTGGTTCGTCCGAGCGACTGACGCGCTTGGCTGCACTAGTCGACGGTAAAATGAATGCATTATTTGATCAGAATTCCCGTTTAGATTTTCAAACGTTAGCAGTTTTGACTGCGCTAAACTTAGCGGAGGAATATGATACTATCTCGTCTGAATACGATTCATTGCTCAGTGCGCTTGAACTAGAAATTAAGAAGTAG
- the pheT gene encoding phenylalanine--tRNA ligase subunit beta, with the protein MKITWKWLSDYVDISDLTPQEVAQKMTNAGIPVEHMAPLVQGVSGVVVGEVIEVIQHPNADRLRVCTVNVGGSNHLTIVCGAHNVAATQRVPVALVGAQLPSMEIGTSTLRGVASEGMICAVAELGLDPHSFPKDQTTGIFVLPSDAPVGVDINDYLGLNDIVMELELTPNRSDCLSLRGVAYEVAALFNRQVRMPSPLLQTPEDDVKTLSIRLDTKACTGYAGQVVDGLVLAPSPMWMQMRLLAVGMRPINNLVDITNYVMFEWGQPLHAFNYAAIANQQIVVRQAIAGETLTTLDGQTRTLTEDMTVIADPTKALGLAGVMGGEESEVTPSTTAVVIESALFDPLQTRKTGRILQLRSEAGVRFEKGLDATVVTLALGRAVDLMVQYAGGRVASAPSIQGEALFNNENVKVIVRKKRVSQLLGFPVSEKEMLDVCARLQFDVSAQSDDLVVTVPPRRADITIEEDMIEEFARLIGYDHIPTTMIEGPLTAGQLTKNQYMSRVLTDHFIAQGFQETVTYSFISPEDLTRVRIPLDHPYGRGIVLLHPLSDEHSMLRTTMLPSLLDVAKTNVSRRQLDLRLFEIGKIYLAQQFPLIEQPNEQVMLAGLLLGRQRPLHPYDTVRPYDFYDAKGIVESALMRVGVALPVTFARSDMPYFHGGQGADIYIGEEKHGRVGRLHQAVCDAYDLSVAYYFEIDVDAVVGATQTKLAVTQLPRFPSVQRDLALVVDDKLPAQQVLDTVSQVAGEELYGISVFDIYTGDGVTSGCKSIALRLSFRSLLRTLTDEEMETTMNRIIQHVKSVHGAVLRE; encoded by the coding sequence GTGAAAATCACATGGAAATGGCTTTCGGATTATGTAGATATCAGTGATCTTACACCACAAGAAGTTGCACAGAAAATGACCAATGCGGGGATCCCTGTGGAGCATATGGCGCCTCTTGTGCAAGGAGTATCTGGTGTGGTCGTAGGTGAAGTGATCGAGGTTATACAGCATCCAAATGCAGATCGTTTGCGCGTATGTACAGTCAATGTAGGCGGATCTAACCATTTGACGATTGTATGTGGTGCTCACAATGTCGCTGCAACACAACGCGTTCCTGTGGCACTCGTGGGGGCGCAATTACCGTCAATGGAGATCGGGACATCCACACTCCGCGGTGTTGCATCAGAAGGAATGATCTGTGCAGTAGCTGAATTAGGGCTTGATCCGCATTCATTTCCAAAGGATCAGACGACTGGTATTTTCGTTTTACCAAGTGATGCGCCTGTAGGTGTAGACATCAATGACTACTTAGGCTTGAACGACATAGTGATGGAACTTGAACTGACGCCAAACCGTTCGGATTGTCTATCTTTGCGCGGCGTAGCCTATGAGGTGGCTGCTCTTTTCAACCGACAGGTACGTATGCCTTCCCCTCTTTTGCAAACGCCAGAAGATGATGTAAAGACGCTGTCTATTCGCTTAGATACAAAGGCTTGCACTGGTTATGCAGGTCAAGTGGTAGATGGATTAGTATTAGCCCCATCGCCCATGTGGATGCAAATGCGCTTGCTAGCAGTAGGTATGAGGCCAATTAACAATCTCGTCGATATCACTAACTACGTGATGTTTGAGTGGGGGCAACCTTTGCACGCATTTAATTACGCTGCCATTGCAAACCAGCAAATTGTCGTACGACAAGCGATAGCAGGTGAAACACTCACCACACTCGATGGGCAAACGCGTACGCTGACAGAAGATATGACAGTGATTGCTGATCCAACAAAAGCGCTCGGGCTAGCTGGAGTCATGGGTGGTGAAGAGAGTGAGGTTACACCTTCTACGACAGCTGTGGTAATTGAATCTGCTTTGTTTGATCCACTACAGACAAGGAAAACAGGACGCATATTGCAGTTGCGCTCAGAAGCAGGGGTGAGATTTGAAAAAGGATTAGACGCAACCGTGGTCACCTTAGCACTAGGGAGAGCGGTTGACCTGATGGTGCAATATGCAGGTGGGCGCGTTGCATCGGCACCCTCGATACAGGGTGAGGCGCTTTTCAATAACGAGAATGTGAAGGTGATTGTTCGTAAGAAACGCGTCTCGCAGTTGTTGGGATTTCCTGTATCGGAAAAAGAAATGCTAGACGTGTGTGCGAGGCTTCAATTTGATGTGTCTGCACAATCTGATGATTTAGTTGTTACTGTCCCACCGCGCAGAGCCGATATTACGATTGAAGAAGATATGATTGAGGAGTTTGCACGGCTTATTGGATATGATCATATTCCAACGACGATGATCGAAGGACCACTCACGGCAGGACAATTGACGAAAAACCAATATATGTCGCGCGTACTCACAGATCACTTCATCGCGCAAGGTTTTCAGGAAACGGTGACGTATTCATTCATTTCACCAGAAGATCTAACGCGTGTGCGCATTCCATTAGATCATCCCTATGGACGTGGGATCGTTCTCTTGCATCCGCTCTCCGATGAACACAGCATGTTGCGAACAACAATGCTCCCTTCTTTGCTAGACGTGGCGAAGACCAATGTCAGTCGCAGGCAGCTAGATCTGCGGTTATTTGAAATTGGGAAAATATATCTTGCACAGCAGTTCCCTTTAATAGAACAACCAAACGAACAAGTGATGTTGGCAGGGCTGTTGTTGGGACGGCAAAGACCATTGCATCCATATGACACTGTTCGTCCCTATGATTTTTATGATGCCAAAGGAATTGTAGAGAGTGCGCTTATGCGCGTTGGCGTGGCGCTTCCAGTCACTTTTGCGCGCTCCGACATGCCGTATTTTCATGGTGGGCAGGGCGCAGATATCTATATTGGAGAAGAAAAGCATGGGAGAGTTGGACGATTGCATCAGGCTGTATGCGATGCCTATGATCTATCTGTCGCCTATTATTTTGAAATAGATGTGGATGCAGTAGTTGGAGCCACTCAGACTAAACTAGCCGTTACACAACTTCCGCGTTTCCCAAGTGTGCAAAGAGATCTGGCTCTCGTCGTTGATGACAAACTTCCTGCACAACAAGTATTGGATACAGTTTCACAAGTGGCTGGAGAGGAATTATACGGGATCTCAGTTTTTGATATCTACACTGGAGATGGTGTAACAAGCGGATGTAAAAGCATCGCTTTACGTTTATCCTTTCGCTCTTTATTGCGGACATTGACAGATGAGGAAATGGAGACGACAATGAATCGTATCATCCAACATGTTAAGTCTGTCCATGGAGCGGTTTTGCGTGAATAA
- the pheS gene encoding phenylalanine--tRNA ligase subunit alpha, with the protein MREQLMELQEQALSALTSHKTLEELEAWRVGYLGKKGELSGILRTMGTLEASERPLVGQIANDVRAALEQAYKERKDALQFAAVQEKEAKETIDITLPGRMPYLGAEHPLHKVVRRIEDIFLGFGFTVAEGPEVELDFYNFEALNLPKDHPARDMQDTFYITEEILMRTHTSPVQARTLAALYPETNVRIIVPGRVYRRDDDDATHSHAFMQVEGLVVGHGVRMSDLKGMLLQFAREMFGEDQEVRLRPSFFPFTEPSAELDIRCIYCGGSGCRTCKDTGWIEILGCGMVHPSVLEMQGYDARELSGFAFGMGVERIAMLAYRVEDIRQFYQNDVRLLEQFAKLVR; encoded by the coding sequence GTGAGAGAACAATTGATGGAGTTACAAGAGCAGGCGCTATCTGCGTTGACTAGTCACAAGACACTAGAAGAGTTGGAGGCTTGGCGGGTAGGCTATCTAGGTAAAAAAGGTGAACTATCTGGTATATTGCGTACGATGGGAACTCTTGAAGCAAGTGAGCGTCCACTCGTTGGGCAGATAGCAAATGATGTTCGGGCCGCGCTTGAACAGGCGTATAAAGAACGCAAAGATGCTTTACAATTTGCGGCTGTACAAGAGAAGGAAGCGAAGGAAACGATTGATATTACCCTACCTGGACGCATGCCTTATCTAGGAGCAGAACACCCCTTGCATAAAGTGGTACGACGCATTGAAGATATTTTTCTTGGCTTTGGGTTTACGGTAGCAGAAGGGCCAGAGGTTGAACTCGATTTTTATAATTTTGAAGCGTTAAATTTGCCAAAGGACCATCCAGCGCGGGACATGCAAGATACTTTTTATATTACTGAGGAAATTCTCATGAGAACACATACTTCTCCTGTGCAAGCGCGCACACTTGCAGCGCTTTATCCTGAAACCAATGTGCGCATTATCGTTCCCGGCAGAGTATATCGCAGGGATGATGATGATGCTACACATTCTCATGCGTTTATGCAAGTAGAAGGTTTGGTTGTAGGACATGGTGTTCGAATGAGTGATTTAAAGGGTATGTTGTTGCAATTTGCGAGAGAAATGTTTGGCGAAGATCAGGAAGTTCGTTTGCGTCCAAGTTTCTTTCCGTTTACTGAGCCCAGCGCAGAATTAGATATTCGCTGCATCTACTGCGGTGGTAGTGGTTGTCGTACATGTAAAGATACTGGATGGATTGAGATCTTAGGGTGTGGCATGGTACATCCAAGTGTACTTGAGATGCAAGGATACGATGCACGCGAATTGAGCGGATTTGCATTTGGGATGGGCGTAGAGAGGATAGCGATGTTAGCTTATCGCGTGGAGGATATAAGACAATTTTATCAAAATGATGTGCGGCTATTAGAACAGTTTGCAAAATTAGTTCGATAG
- a CDS encoding TrmH family RNA methyltransferase, with the protein MEYITSAHNPRVKAWAALKERKYREQSGTYLVEGLRSVHTYLESRAHIVSLLYDPSVEGLDIESVVEQCEQRHIPVYGMTTHIFAQVADTVHPQGVIAVVKIDTQPLHTFFAMGQCQNNCSDVVLIVDGVRDPGNLGTMIRTAAAVGARGVISLKGTVDFFHPKVVRSTMGALATIPVLETVVEELLQVAQEANVHLLGADAHATTSLYGADLRGPMGLVIGGEAQGITHALQERLATSFSLPMPGVTESLNAGVASSIMLYEALRQRLS; encoded by the coding sequence TTGGAATATATCACATCAGCGCACAATCCGCGAGTGAAGGCGTGGGCGGCGCTCAAAGAACGAAAGTATAGAGAACAGTCAGGTACTTATCTGGTTGAAGGACTACGCAGTGTTCACACGTATCTAGAGAGTCGTGCACACATCGTTAGCCTTTTATATGATCCTAGTGTAGAAGGACTGGATATAGAGTCAGTAGTGGAGCAGTGTGAACAACGACATATCCCTGTGTATGGAATGACTACACACATTTTTGCGCAAGTGGCTGATACGGTTCATCCGCAAGGGGTGATAGCGGTTGTGAAGATCGATACACAACCGCTGCATACCTTCTTTGCGATGGGGCAGTGTCAGAATAATTGTAGCGATGTCGTGCTGATCGTAGACGGTGTAAGGGATCCAGGCAATCTTGGGACAATGATACGTACAGCCGCCGCCGTAGGGGCACGTGGTGTCATTTCGCTTAAGGGTACGGTGGATTTCTTTCATCCTAAAGTAGTTCGATCCACTATGGGTGCACTCGCAACGATACCTGTGCTTGAGACAGTAGTGGAGGAATTGTTACAAGTCGCACAAGAGGCGAATGTTCACCTACTTGGTGCCGATGCACACGCGACCACTTCTTTGTATGGAGCAGATCTACGGGGCCCAATGGGACTTGTGATTGGTGGAGAAGCGCAGGGTATTACACATGCTTTGCAGGAGCGCCTTGCAACATCATTCTCTCTTCCCATGCCTGGTGTAACAGAGTCATTAAATGCTGGAGTAGCTTCAAGTATTATGTTGTATGAAGCACTGCGCCAACGCCTGAGCTAA
- the ilvD gene encoding dihydroxy-acid dehydratase, whose amino-acid sequence MRSDMVKKGIEKAPHRSLLRATGLKNEDFNKPFIGIVNSFVEIIPGHMHLQEFGKLVKEAVRAAGMIPFEFNTIGVDDGIAMGHIGMRYSLPSRELIADSLETMAQAHWFDGLICIPNCDKITPGMLMGALRVNIPTVFVSGGPMKAGKTTSGKTVDLVSVFEGVGAYQAGKMTRSELQDIEEHGCPTCGSCSGMFTANSMNCLAEALGLALPGNGSILAIDPRREELVKETAVRLKYLIEQQIKPRDIVTQDSLDNAFILDMAMGGSTNTVLHTLALAHEAEVDYPLTRVDEISRLVPQICKVSPSSDWHMEDVDRAGGISAILRELSRKEGLLHLDCMTVTGKTIGENIAEATIVDEDVIHTIEHAHSQQGGLRVLTGNLAPDGAVIKSGATAITHFEGPCVIFNSQDEASVGIKSGRVKKGDVVVIRYEGPKGGPGMPEMLAPTSAIAGMGLGADVALITDGRFSGATRGISIGHISPEAAAGGPIAALQEGDVIVIDTDQRIIEVLVSDRELQERMETWQPPEPLVKRGWLARYTRLVTSANTGAVLTD is encoded by the coding sequence ATGCGCAGTGATATGGTGAAAAAGGGGATTGAAAAAGCTCCTCATCGCAGTTTGTTACGAGCTACGGGATTAAAAAATGAAGATTTCAATAAACCATTTATCGGGATTGTCAATTCATTCGTAGAAATTATTCCTGGACATATGCATTTGCAAGAGTTTGGCAAGCTTGTGAAAGAAGCTGTTCGCGCTGCAGGCATGATTCCCTTTGAATTTAATACGATTGGTGTCGATGATGGCATTGCGATGGGGCATATCGGTATGCGTTATTCGTTGCCTAGTAGGGAACTGATTGCAGACTCCTTAGAAACGATGGCTCAGGCGCATTGGTTTGATGGACTTATTTGTATCCCTAATTGTGATAAAATCACACCAGGCATGTTAATGGGTGCCCTACGAGTCAATATTCCGACTGTCTTTGTGTCAGGTGGTCCGATGAAAGCAGGGAAAACCACAAGTGGTAAGACTGTTGACTTGGTGTCTGTATTTGAGGGTGTAGGTGCATATCAAGCTGGTAAAATGACGCGATCAGAACTTCAAGATATTGAAGAACACGGCTGTCCGACATGTGGTTCTTGCTCTGGAATGTTTACGGCTAATTCGATGAATTGTTTAGCAGAGGCGCTTGGACTTGCATTACCTGGTAATGGTTCTATACTAGCTATTGATCCACGTCGTGAAGAATTAGTAAAGGAAACTGCCGTCCGCTTAAAATATCTCATTGAACAGCAAATCAAACCACGGGATATTGTGACGCAAGATTCTCTTGACAATGCATTTATTCTTGATATGGCTATGGGTGGTTCGACAAATACTGTATTACATACACTCGCCCTTGCCCATGAAGCGGAGGTAGACTACCCACTAACGCGTGTAGATGAGATCTCCCGACTGGTTCCACAGATTTGTAAAGTGAGTCCTTCTTCTGACTGGCACATGGAAGATGTCGATCGGGCAGGTGGAATTTCTGCTATTTTACGTGAGTTGTCGCGAAAAGAAGGGCTTTTACATCTGGATTGTATGACTGTCACTGGAAAAACGATAGGGGAAAATATTGCAGAAGCAACCATAGTTGATGAAGATGTCATTCATACTATTGAACACGCTCATTCTCAACAAGGTGGATTACGCGTTCTTACAGGCAATCTTGCGCCTGATGGTGCTGTGATAAAAAGCGGGGCAACTGCTATTACGCATTTTGAGGGGCCTTGTGTCATCTTTAATTCTCAAGATGAAGCATCTGTTGGGATCAAGAGTGGGCGCGTGAAAAAAGGAGACGTAGTCGTCATCCGCTATGAAGGTCCAAAAGGTGGGCCGGGAATGCCTGAGATGTTGGCACCCACGTCGGCGATTGCGGGGATGGGGCTTGGTGCGGATGTTGCACTCATTACAGACGGGCGTTTCTCTGGTGCCACACGCGGGATTAGCATAGGTCATATCTCGCCTGAGGCGGCGGCTGGAGGGCCGATTGCAGCGTTACAAGAAGGTGATGTTATTGTTATTGATACAGATCAACGCATCATTGAAGTTCTCGTATCTGATAGAGAATTGCAAGAGCGTATGGAGACTTGGCAACCTCCTGAACCACTTGTTAAGCGAGGCTGGTTAGCGCGCTATACAAGACTTGTTACCTCGGCAAATACTGGGGCAGTACTTACAGACTGA
- a CDS encoding 2-hydroxyacid dehydrogenase, giving the protein MKPKTLVTRWLPADVLARLKTVSDVTMWPEADQPATRDFLYREIAQVDAVLSMLTDQMDETLMSHGDHLRIIANMAVGYDNIDLQAAKQRAIHVTTTPDVLNETTADLTFALLLAVARKIPESSEFLRSGQWQSWSPFLLAGQDVYGATLGLIGMGRIGEGVARRARGFGMKLIYHNRQRKTETEVDLGVSYETLDGVLQLSDYVVVLTPLTQETHHLIGERELQLMKKTAILINVSRGPVVDEVALYRALHQGQLYGAGLDVFEQEPIALSHPLLTLPNVVALPHIGSASIATRRKMAQLAADNIYEVLIGNSPLTPIV; this is encoded by the coding sequence ATGAAACCAAAGACACTTGTGACAAGATGGCTTCCTGCCGATGTGTTAGCGCGTTTAAAGACTGTGTCAGATGTCACGATGTGGCCTGAAGCAGATCAGCCGGCAACACGGGACTTTCTCTATCGCGAGATAGCGCAGGTTGACGCGGTGCTGTCGATGCTGACTGATCAGATGGATGAGACTCTTATGAGTCATGGAGACCATTTGCGTATTATCGCAAATATGGCCGTTGGATACGACAATATTGATCTACAAGCGGCAAAACAGCGCGCGATTCATGTCACAACGACACCAGATGTACTCAATGAAACGACAGCTGATCTTACATTTGCTCTTCTGCTTGCAGTAGCGCGAAAAATACCTGAATCATCTGAGTTTTTGCGATCTGGTCAATGGCAATCATGGTCGCCCTTTCTCTTAGCTGGCCAGGATGTTTACGGAGCGACGCTTGGTTTGATAGGTATGGGACGTATAGGTGAGGGAGTAGCACGTCGTGCGCGCGGATTTGGAATGAAGCTGATCTATCATAATCGGCAGCGCAAAACAGAAACTGAAGTAGATTTAGGAGTATCCTATGAAACGTTGGATGGTGTTTTGCAATTATCTGATTACGTGGTTGTCCTCACTCCACTTACACAAGAGACCCATCATTTGATTGGTGAGCGAGAACTGCAATTGATGAAAAAAACCGCAATTCTTATTAATGTTAGCAGAGGACCTGTCGTAGATGAGGTTGCTCTATATCGTGCTTTGCATCAGGGTCAATTGTATGGAGCTGGATTAGATGTGTTTGAGCAAGAACCAATTGCACTTTCGCATCCACTTCTCACGTTGCCAAATGTTGTAGCTCTTCCTCATATTGGTAGTGCGAGTATTGCAACTCGTAGGAAGATGGCACAATTAGCTGCGGATAATATTTACGAGGTTTTAATCGGTAACTCTCCACTCACTCCTATTGTGTAA